In the genome of Chloroflexota bacterium, the window GGGCGCAGCGGGCCGAAGCGGCCGGGCGTGGTGAGGCCGCTGCGCACATTCGCGCTGCCGCGGCGGCTCTGGAGCAGGCCAACCAGGCCCTTGCCGCCGCGCTCCGCGACCTGAACGTGCCGCAACGGTAGGAGACGTCCCATGTACGTGTTCGGGCCCGTGCCCTCTCGCCGTCTGGGCCAATCGCTGGGGATAGACCCCCTGCGGTTCAAGACGTGCAATTACAATTGCGTGTATTGCCAGTTGGGGCGCACCCGCCGCTTCACCACCGCTCGCCAGGATTTCGTCCCCCGCGAGGCGATACTGAATCAGATTGAGAGGGCGCTCCAGCGGCTCGGCCCTGGCGAGGTGGACTACATCACCTTTGTCGGGCAAGGCGAGCCTCTCCTGTACGCGAGCCTTGGCTGGCTCATCCGAGCCATCAAGGGCCTGACCTCGCTGCCGGTGGCCGTGATCACAAATGGTGCGTTGCTGAGCGAGCCCGCGGTGAGAGAAGAGGTAATGCCTGCCGACGTGGTGATCCCGACGGTGGACGCGGCAGACGTTGCCCTTTTTCGGCGGATCAACAGACCGCACCCATCAATCCGCCTGGACTCCCTTCTTCGGGGTCTGCGCGAGTTCAGGCAGATGTACGGCGGGCTCTTGTGGATTGAGGTGATGCTGGTGGCGGGCCTGAACGACGGCGACGAACACCTGGCGCGGCTGGGCGAGACACTGCGCGCTTTGTCGCCGGACGCCATACAGGTCAACGTCCCTATACGCCCGCCCGCCGAGCCGTGGGTGCAGATTCCGAGCGATGAACGGGTACAGGCAGCAGTGAGCGCCCTCGGAGACAGAGCGGAGTTCATCGCGCCGTATCGCGGGACGGTGAGCATCCCAAGCGAGGGCAACCTGGGCGAGTCCGTCCTGGACATCATCCGGCGCCACCCGATCCCCGAAGGGGACCTGTACGAAGCCCTCGGCGGGTACGGCC includes:
- a CDS encoding radical SAM protein, giving the protein MYVFGPVPSRRLGQSLGIDPLRFKTCNYNCVYCQLGRTRRFTTARQDFVPREAILNQIERALQRLGPGEVDYITFVGQGEPLLYASLGWLIRAIKGLTSLPVAVITNGALLSEPAVREEVMPADVVIPTVDAADVALFRRINRPHPSIRLDSLLRGLREFRQMYGGLLWIEVMLVAGLNDGDEHLARLGETLRALSPDAIQVNVPIRPPAEPWVQIPSDERVQAAVSALGDRAEFIAPYRGTVSIPSEGNLGESVLDIIRRHPIPEGDLYEALGGYGHEKVAAALARLECEGQARRREYLGHAFWTYAGPRAA